In one window of Cellulophaga sp. HaHa_2_95 DNA:
- a CDS encoding S9 family peptidase gives MRCIPKKAFIFLLSISFAASCKSDKKNMSQNTIPVAKKMPKSLSIHGDTRIDNYYWLNDREDKEVIDYLNEEKDYYEKMMEHTLSFQNSLFEEMKSRIKEDDSSVPYKQNGYWYATRYELGKEYPIYSRKADTDKAEAIELFDCNVMAQGLDYFKLGGIAVSPNNELAVFGVDDVSRREYTLKIKNLSTGEIYEDTIEKTTGGAVWANDNKTFFYSKKDPVTLRSDKIYKHVLGTSTAEDMMVFHEEDETFDCFVYKTKSKKYIVIGSSSTLTSEYRIVNSDNPNGDFVVFAERARGIEYSIAHYKDDFYILTNKDDATNFKLMKTSEANTSSASWEDFIPHRKDVLLEDIEIFKDFYVISERENGLAKIKIVRWDTEESYFLPFADETYTAYVGTNPDFDTEIMRYGYNSLTTPSSVIDFNMRTQEKDIKKEQEVLGGKFYKENYTSERIWATARDGVKIPMSVVYHKDTKLDGSSPLLQYGYGSYGYTLDPNFSTVRLSLLDRGFIYVIAHVRGSEYLGREWYEEGKLLKKQNSFTDFIDCSKYLIAHKYTSPAHLYAEGGSAGGLLMGAVVNMEPSLYHGVIAAVPFVDVVTTMLDDTIPLTTGEYDEWGNPNDKEYYEYMKAYSPYDNVASIAYPNMLITTGLHDSQVQYWEPAKWVAKLRDLKKDSNLLLFDINMDAGHGGASGRFESLKEVAKEYAFLIDLEKKID, from the coding sequence ATGAGATGTATCCCAAAAAAAGCGTTTATTTTTCTTTTAAGTATTAGTTTTGCTGCTTCTTGTAAAAGTGATAAAAAAAATATGTCTCAAAATACTATACCTGTTGCAAAAAAGATGCCGAAGTCATTATCGATTCACGGAGATACGCGAATTGATAATTATTACTGGTTAAATGATAGAGAAGATAAGGAGGTCATTGATTACTTAAATGAGGAAAAAGACTACTATGAAAAAATGATGGAGCATACGCTTTCATTTCAGAATTCGTTATTCGAGGAGATGAAATCTAGAATAAAAGAAGATGATTCTTCAGTGCCCTACAAACAAAATGGATACTGGTACGCTACGCGTTATGAGCTGGGAAAAGAATATCCTATTTATTCTAGAAAGGCAGATACAGACAAGGCCGAAGCAATAGAATTGTTTGATTGCAATGTTATGGCACAAGGTTTAGATTATTTTAAATTGGGCGGTATTGCGGTTAGTCCTAATAATGAATTAGCAGTTTTTGGAGTAGATGATGTTTCAAGAAGAGAATACACCTTAAAAATTAAAAATTTAAGTACAGGAGAAATCTATGAGGATACGATAGAGAAAACTACAGGAGGTGCAGTTTGGGCTAATGATAATAAGACATTTTTCTATTCTAAAAAAGATCCTGTAACCTTACGATCAGATAAAATTTATAAGCATGTATTAGGTACCTCTACTGCCGAAGATATGATGGTCTTTCATGAAGAAGATGAAACTTTTGATTGCTTTGTGTATAAGACAAAATCTAAAAAGTACATTGTAATAGGTTCTTCTAGCACACTAACCTCAGAATATAGAATTGTAAATTCTGATAATCCTAATGGTGACTTTGTGGTTTTTGCAGAAAGAGCTCGCGGGATAGAATATTCTATAGCACATTATAAAGATGATTTTTACATTCTTACCAATAAGGACGATGCCACTAATTTTAAATTAATGAAAACGTCTGAAGCTAACACTAGCTCAGCATCTTGGGAAGATTTCATTCCGCACAGGAAAGACGTTCTTTTGGAGGACATTGAAATATTCAAGGATTTCTATGTCATTTCTGAGAGAGAAAACGGATTAGCTAAAATTAAAATTGTTCGTTGGGATACTGAAGAAAGTTATTTTTTACCGTTTGCAGACGAAACCTATACGGCCTATGTGGGTACCAATCCAGATTTTGATACAGAAATAATGCGTTATGGCTATAACTCGCTTACTACGCCAAGTTCTGTTATCGATTTTAATATGCGTACTCAAGAAAAAGATATTAAAAAAGAACAAGAGGTTTTAGGGGGTAAATTTTATAAAGAAAATTATACCTCAGAGCGTATTTGGGCAACGGCGAGAGACGGCGTGAAAATTCCTATGTCCGTCGTTTATCATAAAGATACGAAGTTAGACGGTTCAAGTCCGCTTTTACAATACGGATATGGGTCTTATGGCTATACCCTTGATCCAAATTTTTCTACCGTACGTTTAAGTTTACTAGATCGTGGGTTTATTTATGTGATAGCTCATGTACGTGGAAGTGAGTATTTAGGAAGAGAATGGTATGAGGAAGGAAAACTTTTAAAGAAACAAAATTCATTCACAGATTTTATAGATTGCTCAAAATACTTAATAGCACATAAGTATACTAGTCCAGCCCATTTATATGCAGAAGGTGGGTCTGCAGGGGGCTTGTTAATGGGGGCCGTGGTAAATATGGAGCCTAGTTTATATCATGGTGTTATCGCAGCTGTACCTTTTGTAGATGTGGTGACCACAATGTTAGATGATACCATTCCGTTAACGACAGGAGAATATGATGAATGGGGAAACCCTAATGATAAGGAGTATTATGAATATATGAAAGCGTACTCCCCATATGATAACGTGGCATCTATAGCATATCCAAACATGCTTATAACAACGGGGTTACATGATTCTCAAGTGCAATATTGGGAGCCTGCAAAATGGGTAGCTAAATTAAGAGATTTGAAAAAAGATTCAAATTTATTATTGTTTGATATTAATATGGATGCAGGTCATGGTGGTGCATCTGGGCGTTTTGAGTCTTTAAAAGAAGTGGCAAAAGAATACGCTTTTTTAATTGATTTGGAAAAGAAAATCGATTAA
- a CDS encoding YbaB/EbfC family nucleoid-associated protein, with translation MFGDMMGMMGKLKETQEKIKVAKERMHTILVDEKSSDGKLKVTLNANRVIKEISIDDELLADKEQLEDYLILVLNKAIEKATNVNEAELSAVAKDGMPNIPGMDSLFK, from the coding sequence ATGTTTGGAGATATGATGGGCATGATGGGTAAGCTAAAAGAAACCCAAGAAAAAATTAAAGTTGCCAAAGAAAGAATGCATACGATACTAGTAGATGAAAAATCTTCTGATGGAAAACTTAAGGTTACTCTAAATGCGAATAGGGTTATTAAAGAAATATCTATTGATGACGAATTATTAGCCGATAAGGAACAATTAGAAGATTACCTCATACTAGTATTAAATAAAGCTATAGAAAAAGCTACCAATGTAAATGAAGCAGAACTTTCTGCCGTTGCGAAGGATGGTATGCCCAATATTCCTGGAATGGATTCGTTATTCAAATAA
- a CDS encoding thioredoxin family protein, with protein sequence MKKLLIALLFPVLLCAQGDLIVKKSDWTTDYKTAVKKAEKEDKNILVFFTGSDWCPPCIALKKDFFETASFDTYAKEYVLLYIDIPRNRDLLSADQLAHNKELASKYNKRGSVPMLKILNDNGKELGALSGYSMNGEIRYHTKFLDKYYK encoded by the coding sequence ATGAAAAAATTATTAATTGCGCTCTTGTTTCCTGTGCTACTTTGTGCGCAAGGAGACCTAATCGTAAAAAAATCGGATTGGACTACAGACTATAAAACCGCAGTAAAAAAAGCAGAAAAAGAAGATAAAAATATTCTTGTTTTTTTTACGGGTAGTGATTGGTGTCCCCCTTGTATTGCTTTAAAGAAAGATTTTTTTGAAACCGCTAGTTTTGATACCTATGCTAAAGAGTATGTATTACTCTATATTGATATTCCTAGAAATAGAGACTTACTAAGTGCTGATCAATTAGCACATAATAAAGAATTGGCTTCTAAATATAATAAACGAGGTAGTGTTCCTATGCTAAAAATCTTAAATGATAATGGCAAAGAACTAGGCGCTTTATCCGGTTATAGTATGAATGGAGAAATACGATATCACACCAAGTTTTTAGATAAATATTACAAATAA
- a CDS encoding OmpA family protein: MRKILFLLSVFSASISMAQDLPSNPEPGKCYVRCTTPDVYVNETVTITIKPAYSVLKTVPATFKTVTESVEIKAAGKKLTVVPEKWGTETISYTSKQGGNTLSISPASFTTGSETIEIKPAYAQWELGAAAPDCSSGNPDDCRYWCYKGYPAEFTTVSTTLLSSPASISKTPIGSKDASYTRRILLEPAKVIEEIIPAEYKNITKTVLDKDAYTVDETIPAVTKTVSKEVLKEKGGLTSWKEVECSLVEYQALPINWNLGSATLTTEAKSIIDNRLMPVLAQNPGVKVELASHTDVRGNAGSNQDLSERRAKAVADYLMSKGVNSSLLVANGYGETKIKNRCKEGVTCTEREHAVNRRTEFRLINN; encoded by the coding sequence ATGAGAAAAATTTTATTTTTATTGTCAGTTTTTTCTGCATCTATTTCGATGGCACAAGATTTGCCATCAAATCCTGAACCAGGTAAATGTTACGTACGTTGTACAACACCAGATGTGTACGTAAATGAAACAGTAACGATTACCATAAAGCCGGCTTATTCAGTTTTAAAAACTGTTCCTGCAACTTTCAAAACAGTTACTGAAAGTGTAGAGATTAAAGCAGCTGGAAAAAAATTAACGGTTGTTCCTGAAAAATGGGGTACAGAAACAATTAGTTATACCTCTAAGCAAGGTGGTAATACGTTAAGTATTTCTCCTGCATCTTTTACAACAGGATCTGAAACAATTGAAATTAAGCCAGCATACGCACAGTGGGAACTTGGTGCAGCGGCTCCTGATTGTTCTTCTGGTAATCCAGATGATTGTAGATACTGGTGTTACAAAGGATACCCTGCAGAATTCACTACTGTTTCTACAACACTATTGTCTTCTCCTGCTAGTATTAGCAAAACACCAATAGGATCTAAAGATGCTTCATATACAAGAAGAATTTTATTAGAGCCAGCTAAAGTAATTGAAGAAATTATTCCTGCGGAATATAAGAACATTACTAAAACAGTATTAGACAAGGATGCTTACACAGTAGACGAAACAATCCCTGCAGTTACAAAAACTGTTTCTAAAGAAGTTTTAAAAGAAAAAGGTGGTTTAACAAGCTGGAAAGAAGTTGAATGTTCTTTAGTTGAATACCAAGCGTTACCAATTAACTGGAACTTAGGTAGTGCAACTTTAACTACAGAAGCTAAAAGCATTATTGATAACAGATTAATGCCTGTATTAGCTCAGAATCCTGGCGTTAAAGTAGAATTAGCTTCTCATACAGATGTAAGAGGTAATGCTGGATCTAATCAAGATTTATCTGAAAGAAGAGCTAAAGCGGTTGCAGATTACTTAATGTCTAAAGGAGTTAACTCTAGTTTACTAGTGGCAAACGGTTACGGTGAAACTAAGATAAAAAACAGATGTAAAGAAGGTGTTACTTGTACTGAGAGAGAGCACGCAGTAAATAGAAGAACTGAGTTTAGGTTGATTAATAACTAA
- a CDS encoding DUF1508 domain-containing protein: protein MIKYFTDKSGNHTFKLESTNGNTLLESTSYDNKTDLEQVAANLTILVTKPLLFERKTNYKGEFLFMLKDDQGNVVGNSKLYTSEAGMENGIKNLRNIVGPDTTLKP from the coding sequence ATGATTAAATATTTTACGGATAAATCTGGAAATCACACGTTTAAACTGGAAAGTACTAATGGGAATACGCTACTAGAAAGTACATCCTATGATAATAAGACTGATTTAGAGCAGGTTGCAGCAAACCTAACAATATTAGTTACTAAACCTTTACTCTTTGAACGAAAGACGAACTACAAAGGCGAGTTTTTATTTATGCTAAAGGATGACCAAGGGAACGTTGTAGGAAATTCTAAGCTATATACCTCAGAGGCCGGAATGGAAAATGGTATTAAGAACCTTAGAAACATTGTAGGCCCTGATACCACTTTAAAACCGTAA
- a CDS encoding low specificity L-threonine aldolase, with translation MKINLISDTVTKPTPGMLEAMFSAEVGDDVFKEDPSVNALEEKVAKMFHKEVALFFPSGTMANQAAIKLHTQPADQLICDKYAHVYNYEGGGISFNSGVSCKLVDGNRGMMTALQVAEAVNPPDFYHSPLTTLVSIENTTNKGGGACWDFEELKKIQAVCKAHHLGYHLDGARLWNAMVAKNETPQQYGELFDTISVCFSKGLGCPVGSVLVGNKDIMQKAIRIRKLLGGGMRQAGYLAAAATYALDHHVDRLAEDHRRAKEIGELLMRLAFIQKVEPIETNIIIFEINESLLSAERFLEKLKANNVHIIGMGQGKLRIVTHLDYTKEMHEAFLSILNKI, from the coding sequence ATGAAAATAAATTTAATTAGTGATACGGTTACAAAACCAACTCCAGGAATGTTGGAGGCTATGTTTTCGGCAGAAGTAGGAGATGATGTTTTTAAAGAGGACCCTTCTGTAAATGCTTTAGAAGAGAAAGTGGCTAAGATGTTTCATAAAGAGGTTGCTTTGTTTTTTCCTAGTGGCACTATGGCCAATCAGGCAGCTATAAAATTACATACGCAACCTGCAGACCAACTAATTTGTGATAAATATGCTCATGTCTATAATTATGAAGGAGGAGGGATTAGTTTTAATAGCGGGGTCTCTTGTAAATTAGTAGATGGTAATAGAGGTATGATGACTGCACTACAGGTAGCAGAGGCTGTAAATCCGCCCGACTTTTATCATAGTCCACTTACCACATTGGTAAGTATAGAGAATACTACAAATAAAGGTGGAGGTGCTTGTTGGGATTTTGAAGAGCTAAAAAAAATACAAGCAGTTTGCAAAGCACATCATTTAGGTTACCATTTAGATGGCGCGCGTTTATGGAACGCAATGGTGGCAAAAAATGAAACACCACAACAATATGGTGAGCTCTTTGATACCATAAGTGTATGTTTTAGTAAAGGCTTAGGATGTCCTGTTGGATCTGTTTTGGTTGGGAATAAAGATATAATGCAAAAGGCAATCAGAATCCGTAAACTATTAGGCGGCGGAATGCGTCAGGCAGGGTATTTAGCAGCAGCTGCTACCTATGCTTTGGACCACCATGTAGATAGATTAGCGGAAGATCATAGGAGGGCTAAAGAAATAGGGGAGCTCTTAATGCGATTGGCTTTTATTCAAAAAGTAGAACCTATAGAAACAAATATTATCATCTTTGAAATAAATGAATCCTTATTAAGTGCAGAACGTTTCTTAGAAAAACTAAAGGCAAATAATGTTCATATCATAGGAATGGGGCAAGGTAAATTGCGTATCGTAACCCATTTAGATTATACAAAAGAAATGCATGAAGCATTTCTATCCATCTTAAATAAAATATAG
- a CDS encoding zinc-dependent metalloprotease, with the protein MISKKLPLLILLLTTLSITAQLAEKQKSFQKFRGLFNFSYDSQNDKVYLEVNELNKEFLYVYALSNGIGSNDIGLDRGQLGNEQVVYFKKAGNKLLLIQPNLKYRALTDNVLEKKSVTQAFATSVLFGFKIEEEKNGVYVIDITDFLMQDTHGVSSRLKRAQQGSYSLDKSKSAFNLERTKAFPNNVELDVILTFKGDAKGSELRSVVPNADLVTVAQHHSFIALPDDNFKKRVYDPRSGSYPFSYYDYATPVQESILKQFIRRHRLEKKNPQAEISEAVAPIVYYLDNGTPEPVRSALLEGGKWWNQAFEAIGYKDAFQLKMLPADADPLDARYNVIQWVHRSTRGWSYGSSITDPRTGEIIKGHVSLGSLRIRQDFLIAQALMDKPFETRDDNYQPMLALALARIRQLSAHEIGHTLGFAHNFAASTNMNASVMDYPHPKFSIKKGKIDFSEAYVSGIGAWDKVSVAYSYSDFTEGENESQELNAILEAAQNKGLRYSTDQDARPKGVTNALSHLWDNGSSPSEELDHVLKVRALGIDNFSVDNIKTGETYSTLEDVFVPLYFFHRYQVEAASKVIGGIDFNYAIKGDGQMVVRTLDAKLQREALKSVLKTLDAAVIAIPQEKLALFPPRAFGNSRSRESFESKTGIAFDPISAAETAADVTLGFLLHPERASILVAQKSIDSKNLGLEQVLDQVIAATFENISKDAYLSEVQKAINYRVLYYLMNLAHSENVHGQVNAIARLNLNNLKHTYQQKNDAFSFELVHKIKQFQEHPEQFKLLPAEKIPDGSPIGMDCY; encoded by the coding sequence ATGATATCGAAGAAATTACCCCTCCTAATTTTATTATTAACTACACTATCTATTACAGCACAGCTCGCAGAGAAACAAAAGAGTTTTCAGAAATTTAGAGGGCTGTTTAATTTCTCTTATGATAGTCAAAATGATAAAGTGTACTTAGAGGTAAACGAACTGAATAAAGAATTTTTATATGTTTATGCCTTAAGTAATGGAATAGGAAGTAATGATATTGGTTTAGACCGTGGACAGTTGGGAAATGAGCAAGTGGTTTATTTTAAAAAAGCAGGAAACAAATTGTTATTAATTCAGCCTAACTTAAAATATAGAGCTTTAACGGATAATGTTTTGGAGAAAAAATCGGTAACGCAGGCTTTTGCCACTTCTGTCTTATTTGGTTTTAAAATTGAAGAAGAGAAAAATGGTGTTTATGTGATTGATATTACGGATTTTCTAATGCAAGATACTCATGGAGTGTCTAGTAGATTAAAGAGGGCACAACAAGGATCATATAGCCTGGATAAAAGTAAGAGTGCATTTAATTTAGAACGTACAAAAGCATTTCCTAATAATGTGGAGTTAGACGTGATATTAACTTTCAAAGGTGATGCTAAAGGGTCAGAATTAAGAAGCGTGGTTCCTAATGCAGATTTAGTTACTGTAGCGCAGCACCATTCTTTTATAGCATTGCCGGATGATAATTTTAAAAAGAGAGTTTATGATCCTAGAAGTGGTTCTTACCCTTTTTCTTATTATGATTACGCTACTCCGGTTCAGGAGTCCATTTTAAAACAATTTATTAGAAGACATCGTTTGGAAAAGAAAAATCCTCAGGCAGAAATTAGTGAGGCGGTTGCACCTATTGTCTATTATTTAGATAATGGAACCCCTGAGCCCGTAAGAAGTGCTTTATTAGAAGGAGGAAAATGGTGGAATCAAGCATTTGAAGCTATTGGATATAAAGATGCATTTCAATTAAAAATGTTACCAGCAGATGCAGATCCTTTAGATGCCAGATATAATGTGATACAATGGGTGCACCGTTCTACAAGAGGGTGGAGTTATGGGAGTAGTATTACGGATCCCAGGACGGGAGAGATTATAAAAGGACATGTAAGCTTGGGTAGCTTACGTATCCGTCAAGATTTTTTGATCGCGCAAGCATTGATGGATAAACCTTTCGAAACGCGAGATGATAACTATCAACCAATGTTAGCACTAGCCCTGGCTAGAATACGCCAACTATCAGCACATGAAATTGGGCACACCCTAGGATTTGCACATAATTTTGCAGCAAGTACCAATATGAATGCTTCAGTGATGGATTATCCACATCCTAAGTTTAGCATTAAGAAAGGTAAGATAGATTTTTCAGAAGCATATGTAAGCGGAATTGGAGCTTGGGATAAAGTAAGCGTAGCGTATTCTTATTCAGATTTTACCGAAGGAGAAAATGAATCACAAGAATTAAATGCCATTCTAGAAGCGGCACAAAATAAAGGATTGAGGTATAGTACAGATCAAGATGCCAGACCTAAAGGGGTTACCAATGCATTGAGTCATTTGTGGGACAATGGGAGTAGTCCTTCAGAAGAGTTAGATCATGTTTTAAAAGTTAGAGCCTTAGGTATTGACAATTTTTCGGTGGATAATATAAAGACGGGAGAAACCTACTCTACTTTAGAAGATGTTTTTGTGCCTTTATACTTTTTTCATAGGTACCAGGTAGAAGCAGCTTCTAAAGTAATTGGAGGAATAGATTTTAATTATGCGATTAAGGGTGATGGGCAAATGGTAGTAAGAACGCTAGATGCTAAATTGCAGAGAGAAGCCTTGAAGAGTGTTCTTAAAACACTAGATGCTGCGGTAATTGCTATTCCTCAAGAAAAGTTAGCCTTATTCCCACCTAGGGCGTTTGGTAATTCTAGATCTAGAGAGTCTTTTGAAAGTAAAACGGGAATTGCCTTTGATCCTATTTCGGCGGCAGAAACAGCAGCAGACGTTACCTTAGGCTTTTTATTGCATCCTGAAAGAGCGTCAATACTAGTGGCGCAAAAAAGCATAGATAGTAAAAACTTAGGTTTGGAGCAGGTGTTAGATCAAGTAATCGCGGCGACCTTTGAAAATATTAGTAAGGACGCTTACTTGTCTGAGGTACAGAAAGCAATTAATTATAGGGTGTTGTATTATTTGATGAATTTAGCACATTCAGAAAACGTACATGGTCAAGTAAATGCTATAGCACGGTTAAACCTAAATAATTTGAAGCATACATACCAGCAGAAGAATGATGCTTTTTCTTTTGAATTGGTTCATAAGATTAAACAGTTTCAAGAACATCCAGAACAGTTTAAGTTACTCCCTGCTGAAAAAATCCCTGATGGGTCTCCTATTGGTATGGATTGTTATTAA
- a CDS encoding circularly permuted type 2 ATP-grasp protein, with protein MTNIENKIFSSYQRDSQLYDEIFDEGGAIKQVYQKLFNLYGEHSIEDYVKLNSKAKSSFFNQGITFQVYGDKETKEKIFPFDLFPRIIDPEEWEIIEKGSIQRSKALNLFLWDIYHDKNIIRDGIVPMDLISSSANYLDQMNGVDPPGGIYNHISGIDVIKHNDGKYYVLEDNIRCPSGVSYVICNRTALKRALFGVFNHYQTYSVTNYAENLLDLLESVKPQGVDIPNCVVITPGMYNSAFYEHSYLAKTMGVELVEGRDLFVENDFVYMKTIKGPVKVDIIYRRIDDQFLDPLEFRSDSAIGVPGLFAAYKKGNVTLANAPGTGVADDKAVYTYMPQIIKYYLDEEPILNNVHTYHCSRPEELKYVLEHIHELVIKPVDEAGGYGISIGNRLSTSEIKLVKEQIMESPRKYVAQPIMSLSVHPTYIDETEEFEQRHVDLRTFTVLGKDKEFVLKGGLTRVALQKGNLIVNSSQGGGSKDTWVLKNI; from the coding sequence ATGACAAATATTGAAAATAAAATATTTTCTTCGTACCAACGAGATAGTCAATTGTATGATGAAATTTTTGACGAAGGAGGAGCTATTAAGCAAGTATATCAAAAATTATTTAATCTGTATGGAGAACATTCTATTGAAGATTATGTCAAGCTAAATTCAAAAGCAAAATCTTCTTTTTTCAATCAAGGTATAACTTTTCAAGTATATGGAGATAAAGAAACTAAAGAGAAAATTTTTCCTTTTGATCTTTTCCCAAGAATTATTGACCCTGAAGAATGGGAAATAATAGAAAAAGGATCCATACAACGCAGTAAAGCCTTAAATCTGTTTTTATGGGATATTTACCACGACAAAAACATCATCCGAGATGGTATTGTTCCCATGGATTTGATTAGCTCCTCTGCTAACTATTTAGATCAAATGAATGGTGTAGATCCTCCTGGTGGTATCTACAACCATATTTCTGGTATAGACGTGATTAAACATAACGACGGGAAATACTATGTTTTAGAAGATAATATCCGTTGTCCATCGGGTGTTAGTTATGTTATTTGTAATAGAACAGCTTTAAAACGTGCTCTTTTTGGGGTTTTCAACCATTATCAAACCTATTCTGTAACCAATTACGCCGAAAATTTATTAGATCTCCTCGAAAGTGTAAAACCGCAAGGAGTGGATATCCCAAACTGTGTAGTAATTACTCCAGGAATGTATAACTCTGCCTTTTATGAGCATTCTTATTTAGCAAAAACAATGGGGGTTGAACTAGTAGAAGGACGGGATTTGTTTGTAGAGAATGATTTTGTCTATATGAAAACTATTAAGGGTCCTGTTAAAGTAGATATAATCTACAGGAGAATTGATGATCAATTCTTAGACCCATTAGAATTTAGGTCAGATTCTGCCATTGGCGTTCCTGGCTTATTTGCTGCTTATAAAAAGGGGAATGTAACTTTGGCGAATGCACCAGGAACAGGAGTTGCCGATGACAAAGCCGTTTATACCTATATGCCTCAAATTATAAAATACTATTTAGACGAAGAACCAATTTTAAATAATGTACATACCTATCATTGTTCGAGACCAGAAGAACTAAAATATGTCCTAGAACATATACATGAACTAGTCATTAAACCTGTCGATGAAGCTGGGGGATACGGAATATCTATTGGTAATCGCTTATCTACATCAGAAATTAAACTAGTCAAAGAGCAAATAATGGAGAGCCCTAGGAAATATGTAGCACAACCTATCATGTCGCTTTCTGTTCACCCCACATATATTGATGAAACGGAAGAATTTGAACAACGGCATGTTGATTTAAGAACATTTACAGTGCTAGGCAAAGACAAAGAATTTGTACTCAAAGGCGGTCTAACGAGAGTTGCTCTTCAAAAAGGAAATCTAATTGTAAACTCATCCCAAGGGGGTGGATCCAAGGACACTTGGGTTCTAAAAAACATATAA
- a CDS encoding alpha-E domain-containing protein produces MLARVANNLFWMGRYIERSEHIARYLNVNYFSSLDAPNQLSQSRQFVLRSMLFMAGDPEVDDGKQLSEENVLYKIGVDPNTPYSIINNVKLARENANSARDLISTELYEAINKFYHFILNYDAAIFVKNGLHDFTLHITEMTDILRGKIRGTLLHDPVYAIIMLGINMERATQVIRIINAKYNDALNSQGGYGDNFSKSFEWTTLLKCAESYDMMRRHYKKTPTSVSTLEFLILNPNCPRSIMNSLNQVYRHIKVLDTSTNYNKNATAFLIGKVRSEIQYKHIEEIECNIQAFIENILNNLSEISLKMEKEFFNY; encoded by the coding sequence ATGCTTGCAAGAGTCGCTAACAACCTATTCTGGATGGGTCGATATATAGAACGTTCAGAACATATTGCCCGCTACCTTAATGTAAATTATTTTTCTTCCCTTGATGCGCCAAACCAACTTTCGCAATCAAGACAATTTGTTTTGAGATCCATGTTATTTATGGCAGGAGATCCTGAAGTAGATGACGGCAAACAGCTTTCAGAAGAAAATGTATTATATAAAATTGGAGTTGATCCTAACACCCCCTATTCCATTATTAATAATGTAAAATTAGCACGTGAAAATGCCAATAGCGCTAGAGACCTAATATCTACAGAATTGTATGAGGCTATAAATAAGTTTTACCATTTTATTCTAAATTATGACGCCGCGATATTCGTAAAAAATGGCTTACATGACTTTACATTGCATATCACTGAGATGACCGATATTTTAAGAGGTAAAATACGAGGTACTTTATTACATGACCCAGTATATGCAATTATTATGTTAGGAATAAATATGGAGCGGGCTACCCAAGTAATCCGAATAATAAATGCAAAATACAATGACGCTCTAAACTCTCAAGGCGGCTACGGAGACAATTTTAGTAAAAGTTTTGAGTGGACCACCCTGTTGAAATGTGCGGAATCTTACGATATGATGAGAAGGCATTACAAAAAAACCCCTACGAGTGTTTCAACCTTAGAGTTTCTAATTCTAAATCCAAACTGCCCCCGTTCTATAATGAATAGTTTAAATCAGGTTTATAGGCATATTAAAGTTTTAGATACCTCTACGAACTATAATAAAAACGCTACCGCTTTCTTAATCGGCAAGGTACGTTCAGAGATTCAATATAAACACATCGAAGAAATTGAGTGTAATATTCAAGCATTTATTGAAAATATTTTAAATAATTTATCTGAAATAAGTTTAAAAATGGAAAAAGAATTTTTTAATTATTAA